In a single window of the Melioribacteraceae bacterium genome:
- a CDS encoding C69 family dipeptidase gives MKKFLIIILILASYAANQSIACTNLLVTKGASKDGSTMITYTADSYNLYGELYHYAAARYPAGAMLEVYEWDTGKFLGKILQARQTYNVVGNMNEHQLVIAETTFGGRSELENPQGIIDYGSLIYITLQRAKTAREAIKIMSELVEEYGYYSSGESFSIADANEVWMMEMIGKGPGVKGANWVAIRIPEGYIAGHANASRITTFPLNDPENCLYSKDIISFAREKGYFTGKDSEFNFSAAFAPLDFGAVRFCDARVWSMFRRCNSTMDKYLSYIKGESMERMPLFIKPDNKLGVDDVMSLMRDQYEGTELDMSKGLAAGPYSMPYRWRPLTWEFEGERYFNERPISTPQTGFSFITQSRSWMPNEVGGLLWFGVDDTRMTVYTPIYSSITKIPYNFQKGLGSLAHFTWDSAFWVFNFVANSVYPKYSLMIDDVKNVQYELEGTYLSQQQEIEAKALALAKISKRDAIEFLNNYSIESATNTVSRWKKLGEFLILKYMDGVVKNEYFQPVNVGYPTEFKRALVETEGDQIRMKKLPVEIEEAFNDNFQKGENFLKEKNYAKAKQSLQKAFELKPDKIELKEKIEKIDVIMKQIEEIHGKEFGK, from the coding sequence ATGAAGAAATTCTTAATCATAATTCTGATACTCGCATCATATGCGGCTAATCAAAGTATTGCTTGCACTAACTTATTGGTAACTAAAGGAGCTTCAAAAGATGGCTCCACAATGATAACCTACACTGCGGATTCTTACAATCTCTATGGAGAATTATATCATTACGCCGCAGCAAGATACCCCGCTGGAGCTATGCTCGAAGTTTATGAATGGGATACCGGAAAATTTTTAGGGAAAATATTACAAGCCCGCCAGACTTATAACGTTGTTGGAAATATGAATGAGCATCAACTTGTTATTGCCGAAACTACATTTGGCGGAAGAAGTGAGCTGGAAAACCCTCAAGGAATAATTGATTATGGAAGTTTAATATATATTACGCTTCAACGTGCTAAAACAGCGCGCGAAGCAATTAAAATAATGAGTGAGCTTGTTGAAGAATATGGATATTACAGTTCGGGCGAATCATTCTCTATTGCAGACGCAAATGAAGTTTGGATGATGGAAATGATTGGTAAAGGTCCCGGAGTTAAAGGAGCAAATTGGGTAGCAATTAGAATTCCCGAAGGATATATCGCTGGTCATGCAAATGCCTCACGAATTACAACATTTCCATTGAATGATCCCGAAAATTGTCTCTATTCAAAAGATATAATTTCGTTTGCACGTGAAAAAGGTTACTTCACTGGTAAAGATTCCGAATTTAATTTTTCGGCCGCATTTGCTCCTTTAGATTTTGGCGCGGTTCGTTTTTGCGACGCTCGTGTTTGGTCGATGTTCAGAAGATGTAATTCTACAATGGATAAATATCTCTCCTACATTAAAGGTGAGAGTATGGAGAGAATGCCTCTATTTATTAAGCCCGATAATAAACTTGGCGTTGATGATGTTATGAGTTTAATGCGTGATCAATATGAAGGAACAGAATTGGATATGTCTAAAGGACTTGCCGCCGGTCCTTACAGTATGCCATACCGCTGGCGACCATTAACATGGGAGTTTGAAGGAGAAAGATATTTTAATGAGCGCCCTATCTCTACACCTCAAACCGGATTTTCATTTATCACACAATCACGTTCATGGATGCCGAATGAAGTTGGCGGTTTATTGTGGTTTGGAGTTGATGATACAAGAATGACTGTCTATACTCCTATATATTCTTCAATCACAAAAATTCCATATAATTTTCAAAAGGGACTTGGTTCATTAGCTCATTTTACCTGGGATTCAGCATTCTGGGTGTTTAACTTTGTTGCTAATTCAGTTTATCCTAAGTATAGTTTAATGATTGACGATGTTAAAAACGTACAATATGAGTTAGAGGGAACATATCTATCTCAGCAGCAGGAAATTGAAGCTAAAGCATTGGCGCTCGCAAAAATTTCTAAAAGAGATGCAATTGAATTCCTCAATAATTACTCAATAGAATCTGCCACAAATACAGTTTCGAGATGGAAAAAATTAGGTGAGTTTTTAATTTTAAAATACATGGATGGCGTTGTTAAAAACGAATATTTCCAGCCGGTTAATGTTGGTTATCCAACCGAATTTAAACGGGCTCTCGTTGAAACTGAAGGTGATCAAATTAGGATGAAAAAACTCCCCGTTGAAATTGAAGAAGCTTTTAATGATAATTTCCAAAAAGGGGAAAATTTTCTTAAAGAAAAAAATTACGCCAAGGCAAAACAAAGTCTGCAAAAAGCATTTGAGCTGAAGCCGGATAAAATTGAATTGAAAGAGAAGATTGAAAAGATTGATGTAATTATGAAACAGATCGAAGAAATTCACGGAAAGGAATTTGGTAAGTAA
- a CDS encoding DUF21 domain-containing protein: protein MTLLFTYLFLALITSFICSVMEAVLLSSPYSYLKAKSDQGITAARDFINLKEDIDKPLSAILSLNTIAHTVGAAGVGAQATIVFGEAYFGLVSAILTILILVLTEIIPKTIGAIYYKKLLVPSALIIKMMIFITYPLVLASAFLTKLLSKNETELTTSREEISALANIGTEEGVFGDKENKIIQNLIRLKGIKVSEIMTPRVVVVVADEEMTLENFLKNKDFLHFSRIPIYHNNRDNITGYVFRETVFEKLAEDQFNLKLKDIKRNIVALPEFTPLFNVWEELLNKKEHIALISDEYGGMDGIATLEDIIETLLGFEIVDEKDQIEDMQKFAMERWKARQKKYDILRETEKGE from the coding sequence ATGACTTTACTTTTTACATATCTATTCTTAGCGTTAATCACTTCTTTTATTTGTTCTGTGATGGAAGCTGTACTGCTTTCATCCCCATATTCCTATTTAAAAGCAAAATCTGATCAGGGAATTACAGCGGCTCGCGATTTCATTAATCTTAAGGAAGATATTGATAAACCCTTATCGGCTATTCTTTCTTTGAACACAATTGCCCACACTGTTGGTGCCGCCGGAGTTGGCGCTCAAGCAACCATTGTGTTTGGAGAAGCTTATTTTGGATTGGTGTCTGCAATACTAACAATTTTAATTTTAGTTTTAACCGAGATTATTCCCAAAACAATAGGTGCTATTTATTATAAAAAGTTGCTTGTGCCATCAGCTTTAATTATTAAGATGATGATTTTTATTACCTATCCTTTAGTGTTGGCTTCAGCATTTTTGACGAAGTTATTATCAAAAAATGAAACGGAACTAACAACTAGCAGAGAGGAAATTTCGGCCCTAGCAAATATTGGAACCGAAGAGGGAGTATTTGGCGATAAGGAAAATAAAATCATACAGAACTTGATTAGATTAAAGGGAATTAAAGTATCTGAGATTATGACTCCGAGAGTAGTAGTTGTTGTTGCCGATGAAGAGATGACTCTTGAAAATTTTCTTAAGAATAAAGACTTTCTACATTTTTCTCGAATTCCGATTTATCATAATAATCGTGATAACATTACCGGTTACGTTTTTAGAGAAACAGTTTTTGAAAAGCTGGCAGAAGATCAGTTTAATCTAAAATTAAAAGACATAAAAAGGAATATTGTAGCGCTGCCTGAATTTACTCCTTTATTTAATGTTTGGGAGGAGCTCCTAAATAAGAAAGAACATATAGCCCTAATTTCTGATGAATATGGGGGCATGGATGGAATTGCGACATTAGAGGATATAATTGAAACTCTGCTTGGTTTTGAAATTGTGGACGAAAAAGATCAAATTGAAGATATGCAGAAATTCGCTATGGAAAGGTGGAAAGCCCGTCAAAAGAAATATGATATTCTCAGAGAAACGGAAAAAGGGGAATAG